The sequence below is a genomic window from Phoenix dactylifera cultivar Barhee BC4 chromosome 8, palm_55x_up_171113_PBpolish2nd_filt_p, whole genome shotgun sequence.
CATGTATTATgagaatttcttcttctttcttctaattttacattcacaaaatttttatattctaaaaattattttagttattCAAGTTTATTTGACATTCCAGGCTGGATCAGAAACTACATATTAGCATAAAAATCCATAATTTCATGGAAATTTTTAGTTTTGCCTGCTTTTGATCATCCACATCCACAATATCACATCTAGTAATTTTTAGTTTCAGGATATAGCATTTCATTGCGCACAGGTACATTAACCTGTACTTGGAAGCATTTGATGAGAGCTGGCAGCCTTGCAACTCAACCCTAAAATCAGAGAACCAACAGATGCCAGAACACTTGCAATATTTTTGTTCTATTCAACATCTACAAGAATCCCACAAGTAACTGCACAACTGAGACTGTAACCACAAAATCTGTCACATTTTTGTAAAATCTGGTATTAACTGATTCCTAAATTTCAGAGTCTTATGGCATGGGAATGATATACAATGAACTGCGACCACAACAAAATAAGAAACTATAAAAGATATCCTCAGATGCCAGTTTCTCCTCAACAGAAGAAAATGGTACACGTATTATCCCTGTGAAAAATAGTCTCATATCATCCATTTCAGAAGAGTCGTGGGATTAGTACAAACTGATCCAATTTTCTGAAACAGAATGCACCCAGCCAGCACAAGCAAGTAGATGATTTACTCTTGTTTGTCTTCTTCGATGTCCCTATTGTGTAAGGTGGTAGTATCGATGTTTAGTGCAGCCTTGGCATCCGGTGTAGCTGAAGAACCCTGGCCATCCTCAGAAGGTGTAGGTCCTGGCTTTACTAGTGAAAGAGTATCCTCACGGTCAAAGTCTTCACTTGCATCATCTGAGTAAGCATATCTGAGTGCAAGAGTGCACAGTGATATAATTGCACGGCAATTACATGAAAAGAAACCTTTTGTGAGATTCTGAGCCATTAATTTCAGTATTTGACTTGTTTATATAGTGCAAGCAACAATGTATTAAGAAATCAGTGCAAGTAACATCTGATTTTCTGGATGCTTACTAAAAGAAGCCAATAACGATAATCACTATCAGAAATAAAAGAAGGCTAATGCCATATAATCTTCCAGTTGattaatattctttttttaaagaGAGGTGAGCAGATGATTAGCTAATTCAGTGAAATGCATAACAAACATGGAGTAGAAGGAAAAAATTTAGATTGaaggaaaaccaaattgtaGGACTGCTAGGTACCAGGACTTTACCTCATTGAGTTATGAGAGGGTGTCCAGAGAGCACAGATCACACAGAGAACGGAAAAGGAGAGAACCTGCCAAAAGGCAGGAATGATCCAAGCACTTTGCCAACGCTCATTGTACTCATCAGTTGACTTGAAGTAAAGCTGCAGGAAGACAACTACCTCATCATGGCCGAAAATGCAACCcagaataaaaattcaaaagtaGGGATGAGCATCTACAAAGTAACAGAAAAATAACATGGTAGGTTTTTGAATATGGGGAAAAAATAAGGGGTGTTTCCAGATTCACAATCACAAGATGTAAGAGACACCAAAGCACTGTGTTCTACTTCTATGGATGTCCTGATCTGAACCCCAAAAAATGTGTAGAAAGCCTCTAATTTCAAAGAATAAGTGATTTAGCACCACCTAAGCTTGCAGTTGGAATCGGATGTACAAGTTAATAAAGTACAGCCACTTGGTATAATATAGTGCATCGATTTCTACAGTATTCTGCCCTGTTATGAGTGTGGCAAATGATAGATGAATATTACCTCATAACCAATCCAGCCAACAGATACAATAacagcaacagccaatgcatttGTGAATTTCCTATAGATGTCTATCTTAGCCATCAACCGCCTTGCCTGTTCCCCATCAAAGACATACCAATAGTGGTGAAGCCATTATCCTTCAAAATTTTGAGAATTAAGTTCTATGTCAAAAAAATGTAAATTAGTTTGAAGAAATATGGTGTAGGGGAGAAACAACGGTATCTTAACGATAGCAAAGCAATAAGAAATACATGTTGTGTTTCAAAGAACAAACAATCAGTAAGGCAATATCAAGTGGGTACACACCCGGAGTTTGTCCAATGTTTTGGAGAGAGAATTAAATATCCAGAGAATGAAGAAAGCATCCAAAACTGACACTGGAAGAACCAGGAACAATCTTGCTTTTCCAGAAAGATCACTTACAGCCCCAACATTCTCTACCAATTCAAGAACTTCAGAAGCTAGAAGAAATGTTGCTCCAAGTGTAAGCACCTTTGACGTGAGACCACCCAGAGTAGGCCTGACAACACCAAACCCCATAGAAACAACAAGGATGATAACGCGTGAGACTGTTCTTTTGACTGTACCAAATGTTACAGCCCAAAATGTGATCCCCTTTGGTCGGGCTCCAGCTTTATTGAACTCTGCATACTCAAAGTACCATAATGCCATTTCAAACATGCCCAATGCAATGACAAATGTTATGCAGTTCTGAAGTGGAAGGATCTCCCTCCAAAACCTTGCATACTGAGAGAACCAAAAAATTCCAAGTATCACAAAAGCAAGAGACATGAATCcataaaaattcatgagaggggCCATCCTTCCTGGTAGGTAGCCAGTTGGATTTTTCCACACGGTCTTTCCTTCAATAACCAGTCCATCAAGTGCAGGGTCACAGTAGATGAAGTACAGGTTATACATCCCAGTTCTGGTGATGGTTATAGTTTGGGATGGTAATGTCGTGACAGGATCTTTTCCATTGAAAGAAGCAACAAACACTCGAGGCCAGTCGGGGTTCTGGGAGGAGGGGCGGTAAATGATCACACCTTGAGTGCACACGCCTAATTTTGCCAGATCAGGAGTGCAGCAAATAGCTCTCTGACCACCATAGGCTGACCCACCAATTGACTCTCGATCATCAATCTCAAAAACTATGACTTGCACCTTCACCGAATCAGTGTCCTGACTGGCTGCAACAGCTTTCTCCGA
It includes:
- the LOC103709334 gene encoding transmembrane protein 87B-like, whose protein sequence is MAHFDPPISSSSPLLLLIQGVLLLFACSGDASVHDYTGEKFAAKGNAFVLHGGSEGLYASLPSPNASAAGNGVSFIRFEKITFRRSEKAVAASQDTDSVKVQVIVFEIDDRESIGGSAYGGQRAICCTPDLAKLGVCTQGVIIYRPSSQNPDWPRVFVASFNGKDPVTTLPSQTITITRTGMYNLYFIYCDPALDGLVIEGKTVWKNPTGYLPGRMAPLMNFYGFMSLAFVILGIFWFSQYARFWREILPLQNCITFVIALGMFEMALWYFEYAEFNKAGARPKGITFWAVTFGTVKRTVSRVIILVVSMGFGVVRPTLGGLTSKVLTLGATFLLASEVLELVENVGAVSDLSGKARLFLVLPVSVLDAFFILWIFNSLSKTLDKLRARRLMAKIDIYRKFTNALAVAVIVSVGWIGYELYFKSTDEYNERWQSAWIIPAFWQVLSFSVLCVICALWTPSHNSMRYAYSDDASEDFDREDTLSLVKPGPTPSEDGQGSSATPDAKAALNIDTTTLHNRDIEEDKQE